In Candidatus Babeliales bacterium, the following proteins share a genomic window:
- a CDS encoding phosphotransferase, with protein sequence MSLTQLAPYLELFKKKFPLEQIEKTVYMQGAEHHVIEINDKWICKIQKTSDSTTLEIEKKVLNLLKGKIKTKIPTVAYAAKGFIVYKKIAGIELTTNFYNCLGESEQNLLAADIAFFLYELHNGIELSEAQEIGLEQTNWPWSQQKIKEHAHLIGDQDLKEIFLIFIRNYQDIIVPLEQTKLIHNDLILRNIIVHPSTGRLSGIIDFTDAAIDSFYLDLRLNYMSIPKLSESIAEYYARLNNVPLIMENIYLYYIATEFSRYLQDHGKNSLAKARIIEGFNLLQKQ encoded by the coding sequence ATGTCCCTTACTCAACTAGCCCCTTACCTTGAACTATTCAAAAAAAAATTCCCGTTAGAGCAAATTGAAAAAACAGTGTACATGCAAGGCGCTGAGCATCACGTCATCGAAATTAATGATAAATGGATTTGCAAAATTCAAAAAACTTCAGACTCTACGACTTTAGAAATCGAAAAAAAAGTACTGAATTTGTTGAAAGGAAAAATAAAAACGAAGATACCAACTGTTGCATATGCGGCAAAAGGGTTTATCGTCTATAAAAAAATTGCAGGAATCGAACTCACAACAAATTTTTACAACTGCCTAGGAGAATCGGAACAGAATCTACTCGCCGCCGACATTGCTTTTTTCTTGTATGAGCTTCACAACGGAATCGAATTAAGCGAGGCGCAAGAAATCGGATTGGAACAAACCAATTGGCCATGGTCTCAACAAAAGATCAAAGAGCACGCACACCTAATTGGTGATCAGGATCTTAAAGAAATTTTCCTAATTTTTATACGAAACTATCAAGATATTATAGTACCCTTAGAACAAACTAAGCTTATTCACAACGATTTAATTCTTAGAAATATCATAGTTCATCCATCTACTGGTAGATTAAGCGGCATTATAGATTTCACCGATGCTGCAATCGACAGCTTTTATTTGGATTTAAGACTTAACTACATGAGCATTCCTAAATTAAGTGAATCGATTGCAGAATATTATGCAAGACTAAACAATGTTCCATTAATCATGGAGAACATTTATCTGTATTATATAGCTACTGAGTTTTCGCGTTATTTACAAGACCATGGAAAAAACAGCTTGGCAAAAGCACGTATAATTGAAGGTTTTAACCTGTTACAAAAGCAGTAG
- a CDS encoding alpha/beta fold hydrolase produces the protein MNRLRLLNTYLFLSVFLILLSVLYLFPILKPFPEPSGPFQVGTQAFKIVDQQRDEPYAPGCDGKRSVMVRFWYPAAVQTDERLQYVAGKMPILQQLYAALYSIPLWISALLWRNIITHSYVNAPLSRSKEHFPIILFSHGLFGLPSDMYVSLIENIASNGYFIVGIDHPYFNIITQYPDGSVVSSNELSAKFQKMRPHEQRAFQANAINEYIRDMKLVISELEKLNQDKESTVYQRLDLTRIGVVGHSAGGTAAIEFCRNSQMCKVAIDLDGWYDHVIRAEPLRKPLLLLFASESLDVGEPTPEYLQRKEITRDEYFEQKKRTEEHIKSLCSASECFLVLLDHTSHEDFSDAVLAKWPMRRWYAQNSYKVLESINSRIVDFLQKYLIAK, from the coding sequence ATGAATCGATTGCGATTGTTAAATACATATCTATTCTTATCAGTTTTTCTAATACTTTTGAGTGTATTATATTTATTTCCAATTTTGAAGCCGTTTCCTGAGCCTTCGGGACCATTTCAGGTAGGGACGCAAGCATTCAAGATTGTTGATCAACAGAGAGATGAGCCGTATGCTCCTGGATGTGATGGAAAACGATCAGTAATGGTTCGGTTTTGGTATCCAGCAGCGGTTCAAACGGATGAAAGATTGCAGTATGTGGCAGGTAAAATGCCGATTTTACAGCAGTTGTACGCGGCACTCTATAGTATTCCTTTATGGATATCTGCCTTACTGTGGCGTAACATTATCACACACTCCTATGTTAATGCTCCTCTTTCAAGATCTAAAGAGCATTTCCCAATTATTCTTTTTTCTCATGGCTTATTTGGTTTGCCGAGCGATATGTATGTTTCACTTATCGAAAATATTGCGAGTAATGGATACTTTATTGTCGGGATCGATCATCCGTATTTTAATATTATTACCCAATATCCGGATGGTAGCGTTGTCAGTTCAAATGAATTAAGTGCCAAGTTTCAAAAAATGAGGCCGCATGAGCAAAGGGCGTTTCAAGCTAATGCCATAAACGAATACATTCGGGATATGAAATTGGTGATAAGTGAATTAGAAAAGTTAAATCAAGACAAGGAGAGCACCGTTTATCAACGACTGGATCTAACGAGAATCGGAGTTGTTGGGCACTCGGCGGGCGGTACAGCTGCGATCGAGTTTTGCCGAAACAGTCAGATGTGCAAAGTAGCGATCGATCTTGATGGATGGTATGATCACGTTATTCGAGCTGAGCCGTTAAGAAAACCATTGCTTCTCTTGTTTGCATCAGAAAGTCTTGATGTTGGTGAGCCGACACCTGAATATCTACAGCGAAAGGAAATTACTCGAGACGAATATTTTGAGCAGAAAAAAAGAACTGAAGAGCACATAAAGAGTTTATGCTCAGCTTCTGAATGCTTTTTAGTACTGCTCGACCATACAAGTCACGAAGATTTTAGTGACGCCGTTTTGGCAAAATGGCCAATGCGTCGGTGGTACGCACAAAACTCATATAAAGTTCTGGAATCAATAAATAGTCGAATTGTGGACTTTCTTCAAAAGTATTTGATCGCAAAATAG
- a CDS encoding FAD-dependent oxidoreductase, which yields MVLGGGIVGAVEAYNALRDADLKKDDLRIIICEQNSKVADTTSYSLFPSLTPDEILSVVPRGNELVSRLRTLFSEPSGIRVDDVPGISDSETSKFFISEVERYSADQEGHEQRTKALLELGKESMDLWQKFYDSADPELKKILIESNFNPCREISEEKLALRKGYRIDLIYSIPNAKQRALNMQRDYQALGYKRCALLSPDEVVRLDPYLANFCKQHSQLNSTGEREWSSDTAALFRPGGCIDTRIFLPKFYEYMRKKMGVFVNQRGEKKERFELKFGAKVTSLQFDKNSCGEMIITGISINGERFELDSDRACEFVFCPGESVGTLKQLGLSEPAYARFAGASLTLFVDLPKEKIDQYRDFNHCMEVHQEGVVLAWQARFIENRICIGVAGTKAFYGDKKPTKEEAFARNRNLLQLNMINDVLPDFISIAMNRDTFGKKLTEEDLFFLESRGIAHRWVGTRAVAYDGFPSVGHVYHENCKVINARCTTHLGSGGVSFCHGAAAASRSIFDDSVLPPDLIKRITRFGDSSRSACTTGLH from the coding sequence GTGGTTCTCGGCGGAGGAATCGTCGGCGCTGTTGAAGCTTACAATGCTTTACGCGATGCTGACTTAAAAAAAGATGATCTGAGAATTATAATTTGTGAGCAAAATTCTAAAGTAGCGGATACCACTTCTTATTCGTTATTTCCTAGTCTTACACCTGATGAAATTCTGTCGGTCGTTCCTCGAGGCAATGAATTAGTTTCTAGATTAAGAACGTTGTTTAGTGAACCGAGTGGGATCAGGGTCGATGACGTTCCGGGAATTAGTGATTCCGAAACTTCTAAGTTTTTTATTTCAGAAGTTGAACGTTATAGCGCCGATCAGGAAGGGCATGAACAACGCACGAAAGCGTTGCTTGAACTTGGCAAAGAAAGTATGGATTTGTGGCAAAAGTTTTACGACTCTGCAGATCCTGAATTAAAAAAAATTCTTATTGAGTCAAACTTTAATCCATGCAGAGAAATTTCTGAAGAGAAATTGGCTCTTCGCAAAGGGTATCGTATCGACTTAATTTACAGCATACCAAATGCTAAACAGCGCGCATTAAACATGCAAAGAGATTATCAAGCGTTGGGATATAAAAGATGTGCTTTGTTGAGTCCAGACGAAGTAGTCAGATTGGACCCTTATCTTGCAAATTTTTGCAAACAACATTCTCAATTAAATTCGACTGGCGAACGGGAATGGTCAAGTGATACAGCAGCCTTGTTCAGGCCGGGTGGGTGTATCGATACTCGTATTTTTCTGCCAAAATTTTATGAGTATATGCGCAAAAAGATGGGAGTTTTCGTAAACCAGCGAGGCGAAAAAAAAGAACGATTCGAATTAAAATTTGGCGCTAAGGTTACTAGTCTTCAATTTGATAAAAACAGTTGTGGGGAGATGATCATAACTGGAATAAGTATAAATGGAGAGAGATTTGAGTTAGATTCGGATCGTGCTTGTGAATTCGTATTTTGTCCGGGTGAATCAGTTGGCACGTTAAAGCAACTAGGGTTAAGTGAACCTGCCTATGCACGTTTTGCAGGAGCGTCTCTGACATTATTTGTAGATCTACCAAAAGAAAAAATTGATCAATACCGTGATTTTAATCATTGCATGGAAGTTCATCAAGAGGGCGTTGTACTTGCTTGGCAAGCGCGTTTTATTGAAAATAGGATTTGCATAGGCGTTGCGGGAACGAAGGCGTTTTATGGAGACAAAAAGCCCACAAAAGAAGAGGCATTTGCGCGCAATCGAAACCTCTTGCAGCTAAATATGATTAATGATGTTTTGCCTGATTTTATATCAATAGCAATGAATAGAGATACTTTTGGCAAGAAATTAACAGAGGAAGATCTTTTCTTTCTAGAGTCTAGAGGCATAGCTCATCGTTGGGTGGGCACGAGAGCGGTTGCATACGATGGTTTTCCTTCTGTGGGTCATGTGTATCATGAAAATTGCAAAGTTATCAATGCCAGGTGCACAACTCATTTAGGATCTGGCGGTGTCTCTTTTTGTCATGGTGCGGCTGCTGCCAGTCGAAGTATTTTCGATGATTCAGTACTTCCTCCTGACCTGATAAAGCGTATTACTCGATTTGGAGATTCAAGCCGTTCAGCGTGTACTACTGGTCTACACTAG
- a CDS encoding FAD-dependent oxidoreductase yields the protein MHKKFVVIGTSAAGMGAVAALRQLDAHAEIVCISDEMQMPYNKCLLPDYLAGDKALEDIFTRPQEFFQQQKIDLLLGKKVERISPLANKIIMADGDEIPYDKLLIATGAQARIYASEKKCDGIFYFYSLQDVLRLKEYCAKYAISSVLVVGAGLTGMECADALVQNGISVAVLESASRVINNLLDQQGAAAVRFNAEKAGVRFFFEEQLKEIVQDNGRVTGVKTNSERIIGAQIIVFAIGSVQNIKLAQDEAIDTSRHGIQVNEFMQTSKPTIYAAGDCIETFDRITNNRLPSFKWSDAVAQGVCAAHAMAGEAKPYSGILQFYSSYFFQNKFFIAGAQSLAFDQEFRKESEGSYVCCRMRNRKLCSVIIIGYEKIVPIIRAYYARQDLVTEPMLEDIFNF from the coding sequence ATGCATAAAAAATTTGTTGTTATAGGGACATCTGCAGCTGGAATGGGAGCTGTCGCTGCGCTGCGGCAATTAGATGCGCATGCAGAAATTGTTTGCATATCTGATGAGATGCAGATGCCGTATAATAAATGCTTATTGCCAGATTACCTTGCCGGCGATAAAGCGCTAGAAGATATTTTCACGCGGCCGCAAGAATTTTTTCAGCAACAAAAAATAGATCTTTTATTAGGGAAAAAAGTTGAAAGAATTTCGCCCTTAGCCAATAAGATTATTATGGCAGATGGTGACGAAATCCCTTACGATAAATTACTCATTGCGACAGGCGCACAAGCCCGAATATATGCTTCAGAAAAAAAGTGCGATGGGATTTTTTATTTTTACTCCTTGCAAGATGTTTTACGACTCAAAGAGTATTGCGCAAAATATGCAATTTCTTCAGTGTTGGTTGTCGGCGCCGGATTGACAGGAATGGAATGCGCAGATGCGTTAGTGCAGAATGGTATTTCTGTTGCCGTTCTGGAATCAGCATCGCGCGTTATTAATAACTTGCTCGATCAGCAGGGTGCTGCGGCAGTACGCTTTAATGCTGAAAAAGCTGGAGTAAGATTTTTTTTTGAAGAACAACTTAAAGAGATTGTGCAAGATAATGGCCGCGTTACGGGTGTTAAAACAAATAGCGAACGCATTATCGGTGCACAAATCATTGTTTTTGCCATCGGGTCGGTGCAAAATATTAAACTAGCGCAAGACGAGGCAATTGATACATCTCGTCATGGAATTCAGGTAAATGAATTTATGCAAACATCAAAACCGACTATTTACGCTGCAGGTGATTGCATTGAAACGTTTGATAGAATTACCAATAATCGTTTACCAAGTTTTAAATGGTCTGATGCGGTGGCCCAGGGCGTATGCGCTGCTCATGCAATGGCGGGTGAGGCAAAACCTTATTCAGGAATTTTGCAATTTTATAGTTCATATTTTTTTCAGAATAAATTTTTTATCGCGGGTGCGCAGTCGTTAGCTTTTGATCAAGAATTTAGAAAAGAATCTGAAGGCTCATATGTTTGCTGCAGGATGCGCAATCGAAAACTGTGTAGCGTTATTATTATTGGTTATGAAAAAATAGTTCCAATTATTAGGGCGTATTATGCGCGCCAAGATTTAGTAACAGAACCAATGTTGGAAGATATTTTTAATTTTTGA
- a CDS encoding C39 family peptidase, which produces MMKRLIFFLGISWCYFSFAQAMQEEWARCYKKRFSHAKKLDHKDLSSLTFGKKSVPLFTQLIFSWNAHRPTRGYYRFSAQVRDAGTQQWHDWHTMIEWGQHAQRSFFNESKTGTKYQHVRLEIPPATPSDAFRIKIDSHDGADLSQLASLSVTTANFPDFQAEDAQRLSLSLSSVYVEGVGKQSQMVLEHPRKEALCSPTSCSIVSSFFSGAPIDPIAFAARSYDAGLDAYGSWPFNTVTAYEMCKGDFFFYVTRFNSFVQIHQSLKKNWPVVVSVRGPLLTAPREYKNGHLLVIVGFDAQNKMVVCHDPAFEKTEDTAVSYPLDSFLKAWERSRRLSYIAERATIPVKEH; this is translated from the coding sequence ATGATGAAACGTTTAATTTTTTTTCTAGGGATTTCGTGGTGTTACTTTTCTTTTGCACAAGCTATGCAGGAAGAATGGGCGCGATGCTATAAAAAACGGTTTTCGCATGCTAAAAAACTTGATCATAAAGATCTCTCTTCTTTAACTTTTGGAAAAAAATCGGTTCCGTTGTTTACTCAGCTTATTTTTTCTTGGAACGCTCATCGTCCTACCCGGGGGTATTACCGATTTTCAGCGCAGGTTCGCGATGCGGGAACTCAGCAATGGCACGATTGGCATACCATGATAGAATGGGGGCAGCACGCGCAGCGTTCTTTTTTTAATGAATCAAAAACCGGCACAAAGTATCAACATGTCCGACTAGAGATTCCTCCCGCAACGCCATCGGATGCATTTCGTATTAAAATAGATTCTCATGATGGTGCAGATTTGTCTCAATTGGCTTCGTTGAGTGTAACAACCGCAAATTTTCCTGATTTTCAAGCGGAAGATGCGCAGCGGTTGTCCTTATCACTTTCATCGGTATATGTGGAAGGCGTTGGAAAACAATCACAAATGGTTCTTGAACATCCGCGTAAAGAAGCGTTGTGCTCGCCAACATCATGCTCGATTGTTTCTAGCTTTTTTAGTGGAGCACCCATAGATCCTATTGCCTTTGCCGCGCGCTCATATGATGCCGGACTTGATGCCTATGGGAGTTGGCCATTCAATACCGTAACTGCATATGAAATGTGCAAAGGGGATTTTTTCTTTTATGTGACACGCTTTAATTCTTTTGTACAAATTCATCAGTCGCTCAAAAAAAACTGGCCGGTGGTTGTGAGTGTTCGCGGTCCTCTCTTAACAGCGCCCCGTGAATATAAAAATGGACATCTTTTGGTTATTGTTGGATTCGATGCTCAGAATAAAATGGTAGTTTGCCACGATCCCGCGTTTGAAAAAACTGAAGATACCGCCGTTTCTTATCCACTCGATTCCTTTTTGAAGGCCTGGGAGCGCTCACGAAGACTTTCTTATATTGCAGAGCGTGCAACAATCCCCGTAAAAGAGCATTAA